A window of the Butyricimonas faecalis genome harbors these coding sequences:
- a CDS encoding murein hydrolase activator EnvC family protein: MKICRNILIVIFLFSFTFSYSQSIDAIKKKNEKTEREIAYLNKLLENARKDKSSTIQKVSIINQKIGKGKEMIQSLTNEVNYLDSQIKKNETVRLGLESDKQRMLKFYSKMVYETWKKRNESDKLIYIFSSSSFAQAYARYKYFEQVQEYSKRQIQLIEQTNDSLTAINKELSKLMALKSETQSKIASQNNQLIREQNEANTYVADLKKKEKELLRKLNIEIKNRERFKKELEKLIAAQTKKSGSKNSTYRLTPEEKLISDDFAKNRGKLPWPVEQGFVSEKFGVNVHPVFKQVKLNNAGITITTSRNADVRAVFKGVVTEIMFIPGDNNVVIVRHGNYLTVYSNLVEVFIKKGDTVNVKQKIGKLAVSSGNNSTLNFQVWRDKDNLDPQLWLTSW; encoded by the coding sequence ATGAAGATTTGTCGTAATATATTGATTGTGATTTTCTTGTTTTCTTTCACTTTTTCTTACTCGCAGTCGATTGACGCGATTAAAAAGAAAAATGAAAAGACGGAGAGGGAGATCGCGTATTTAAATAAATTACTGGAAAATGCTCGTAAAGATAAATCTTCTACTATACAGAAAGTTTCAATTATTAACCAGAAAATCGGTAAGGGAAAGGAGATGATTCAATCTCTCACGAACGAGGTGAATTATCTTGACAGCCAAATTAAAAAGAATGAGACTGTTAGATTGGGTTTGGAATCTGATAAGCAACGGATGTTGAAGTTCTATTCTAAGATGGTGTACGAGACTTGGAAAAAGAGGAATGAATCGGATAAGTTGATCTATATATTTTCTTCTTCAAGTTTTGCCCAGGCTTATGCCCGGTATAAATATTTTGAACAGGTTCAGGAGTATTCCAAGCGGCAGATTCAGTTGATTGAACAGACAAATGATTCATTGACTGCCATCAATAAAGAATTGAGTAAGTTAATGGCTTTGAAAAGTGAAACACAGTCTAAAATTGCCTCTCAAAATAATCAATTGATACGGGAACAAAATGAAGCGAACACGTATGTAGCGGATTTGAAGAAGAAGGAAAAAGAGCTTTTGCGAAAGTTGAATATTGAAATAAAGAATAGAGAACGCTTTAAAAAAGAGTTAGAGAAACTTATTGCTGCTCAGACTAAAAAGTCGGGTAGTAAAAATTCTACATATCGATTAACACCAGAAGAGAAACTTATTTCTGACGATTTCGCTAAAAATAGAGGAAAGTTACCTTGGCCTGTTGAACAGGGGTTTGTTTCTGAAAAATTTGGGGTGAATGTACATCCCGTTTTTAAACAGGTGAAATTAAATAACGCAGGAATTACTATTACAACGTCCCGGAATGCTGATGTTAGAGCGGTGTTTAAGGGTGTAGTGACGGAAATCATGTTTATCCCGGGGGATAATAACGTTGTGATTGTACGGCATGGAAATTACTTGACGGTGTATTCGAATTTAGTGGAAGTGTTTATTAAGAAGGGGGATACTGTCAATGTAAAGCAAAAAATTGGCAAGCTGGCTGTGAGTAGTGGGAATAACAGTACGTTAAATTTTCAAGTTTGGAGAGATAAAGACAATTTAGATCCGCAATTATGGTTAACATCTTGGTAA
- a CDS encoding ATP-binding protein, with amino-acid sequence MDKLEFSIASEIGNIVKVENFIDYFSDVYHVEPDVFGKISLCVIEAVNNAILYGNKLDSSKYVKFFVYEEEKRLFVTVKDEGEGFDYSYIPDPTLPDNIEKDAGRGLYLMKTLSDDLIFEDGGSKVTMVFNL; translated from the coding sequence ATGGACAAATTAGAATTTTCGATTGCCTCTGAAATTGGTAATATCGTTAAAGTTGAGAACTTTATCGATTATTTCTCGGATGTTTATCATGTAGAACCGGATGTATTCGGCAAGATTAGCTTGTGCGTTATTGAAGCTGTGAATAACGCGATTCTTTACGGGAATAAACTGGATTCTTCGAAGTATGTTAAGTTTTTCGTGTATGAGGAGGAAAAGCGTTTATTCGTAACCGTGAAGGATGAGGGAGAAGGGTTTGATTATTCTTATATTCCGGATCCTACTTTGCCGGATAACATAGAAAAAGATGCAGGACGTGGTCTTTACCTGATGAAAACGCTTTCTGATGATTTGATTTTTGAGGATGGTGGATCAAAGGTGACCATGGTTTTCAATTTATAA
- a CDS encoding tetratricopeptide repeat protein: MTKRGRLLFVFLLLLCTTQLFADKKKAVEPTLEGEAKVQFDYAFMEGVRCKILGDLKSAIACFDQCMKIYNRSAAVRYELSSILALGDDYTLPLQLMREAVELEPTNIWYNLLLANILQKKSMIEEACKVYDKLILLHPDREDFYVVETDLYSSVEKWDKAINVLDRYEKQFGISEPAIIEKAKLYSKMDDVKSASTEIMKLVKKYPEKTDYLGLLAELYLSHDQEKKGLQLLNKIVKNDSDNGFVRLYLADYYRTKNDTLNTEKYIRSALLNDNVENGLKVQYLLKLLVNQNDSNISLDYIYSYVQLLLDKYPEDIAVRTLNADFLKRYNRLEECRGELEFLISKEKNNYLVWEELLMLYNKLEDTAAMYRGGVECLKYFPNEPLPYVMVSLALLIRKDLERAKGYLEQGLVLSPDNSPIKAQFFAYLGEVYYKQDSIEQAFAMFDSTLLINPGDIMTLNNYSYYLSLRNEHLDKAEKMILTALSADPNNSTFLDTYAWVLFKSKNYSLAKFYMRSAIENEKSPSGVLYEHYGDILFMNGEKEEAVKMWRKALELGDEECGDLKNKIENGLSVDHEK; the protein is encoded by the coding sequence ATGACTAAACGAGGTCGATTATTATTTGTTTTTTTATTGCTTTTGTGTACTACTCAGCTTTTTGCTGATAAAAAGAAAGCGGTAGAACCTACTTTGGAGGGTGAGGCTAAAGTACAGTTTGATTATGCTTTCATGGAGGGGGTGCGTTGTAAGATTTTAGGTGATTTAAAGTCTGCTATTGCCTGTTTCGATCAGTGTATGAAGATCTATAACAGAAGTGCTGCTGTACGTTATGAATTGTCCAGTATACTGGCGTTAGGAGATGATTATACGTTACCTTTGCAACTGATGCGGGAAGCTGTGGAATTGGAGCCGACAAATATTTGGTATAATTTGCTGTTGGCGAATATTTTGCAGAAAAAATCAATGATTGAAGAGGCGTGTAAGGTATATGATAAATTGATATTGTTGCATCCTGATAGAGAGGATTTTTATGTCGTGGAGACTGATTTGTATTCTTCTGTTGAAAAGTGGGATAAGGCTATAAATGTGTTGGATCGTTACGAGAAACAGTTTGGAATAAGTGAGCCTGCTATTATAGAGAAGGCCAAGTTATATTCTAAAATGGATGATGTGAAGAGTGCCTCGACTGAGATCATGAAGTTGGTGAAGAAGTATCCTGAGAAAACGGATTATTTGGGTTTATTGGCTGAATTGTATTTGTCACATGATCAAGAGAAAAAAGGTCTTCAATTGCTGAACAAGATTGTAAAGAATGATTCGGATAATGGTTTTGTACGACTTTATCTGGCTGATTATTATCGTACAAAAAATGATACGCTAAATACTGAAAAATATATTCGTTCGGCTTTGTTGAATGATAACGTGGAGAATGGATTGAAAGTTCAATATTTGCTGAAGTTGTTGGTGAATCAAAATGATTCGAATATTTCTTTGGATTATATTTATTCTTACGTACAATTGTTGTTGGATAAGTATCCCGAGGATATAGCGGTTAGAACTTTGAATGCTGATTTTTTAAAGCGATATAATAGGCTGGAGGAGTGTAGGGGAGAGCTGGAGTTTCTTATTTCTAAGGAGAAGAATAATTATCTGGTCTGGGAAGAGTTGTTGATGTTATATAATAAACTGGAAGATACGGCTGCCATGTATCGGGGTGGGGTAGAGTGCTTGAAGTATTTTCCGAATGAACCGTTACCCTATGTAATGGTCAGTTTGGCTTTATTGATTCGGAAGGATTTGGAGAGGGCAAAGGGATATTTGGAACAAGGGCTTGTCTTGTCTCCGGATAATTCTCCTATTAAGGCTCAATTTTTTGCTTATCTTGGTGAGGTGTATTATAAGCAAGATAGTATTGAACAGGCTTTTGCCATGTTTGATAGTACTTTGTTGATAAACCCGGGTGATATCATGACGTTGAATAATTATAGCTATTATCTTTCATTGCGGAATGAACATTTGGATAAGGCTGAGAAGATGATTTTAACGGCATTGAGTGCAGATCCGAATAATTCGACTTTTTTGGATACTTACGCGTGGGTTTTGTTTAAAAGTAAAAATTATTCTTTGGCTAAATTTTATATGCGTTCGGCTATCGAGAATGAGAAGAGTCCGAGTGGGGTTTTGTATGAGCATTATGGTGATATTTTGTTTATGAACGGGGAGAAGGAAGAGGCTGTAAAGATGTGGCGGAAGGCATTGGAATTGGGTGATGAAGAATGTGGTGATTTAAAAAATAAGATAGAGAATGGTTTATCGGTAGATCATGAGAAGTAG
- the mnmG gene encoding tRNA uridine-5-carboxymethylaminomethyl(34) synthesis enzyme MnmG → MSRLLPVYDVIVVGAGHAGCEAACAAANLGSKTLLITLDMNKIAQMSCNPAMGGIAKGQIVREIDALGGGSGIVTDKSTIQFRMLNLSKGPAMWSPRAQCDRMIFSAEWRDRVEHTDNLDLWQDDVIELLLDKGQVTGVRTRLGISFSGHRVILTNGTFLNGLMHIGRVSFPGGRISEPATYGLSEQLRAYGFTVGRMKTGTPVRIDGRSIDFSKLTRQDGDNDFHKFSFLSFAYTNSLEKMPCYIAYTNKVVHDILREGFDDSPLFNGTIKSIGPRYCPSIETKLDTFSDRDSHHLFLEPEGERTTEYYLNGFSSSLPWDIQLRALRNVEGFEHVKIFRPGYAIEYDFFQPTQLYPTLETKLVKGLYFAGQINGTTGYEEAAAQGLMAGINAHLSLHENRDFVLNRDQAYIGVLIDDLVTKGVDEPYRMFTSRAEYRILLRQDDADARLTPLGYSLGLVKEDRFAVFEDKILKRDRLIDFVTNFSISPEEINPTLENLKSSPIRQKIKLIDIISRPQVTIPKIIDAIPSLKEFVFDHNLREEIIEAAEVLIKYSGYIEREKLIADKLNRLENLVIANKFNYMEITSLSYEARQKLTKINPKTIGQASRITGVSPSDINVLLILLGR, encoded by the coding sequence ATGTCACGATTACTGCCCGTATATGATGTTATTGTAGTAGGGGCCGGACACGCTGGTTGTGAGGCGGCATGTGCTGCCGCTAATTTAGGATCAAAGACATTGCTTATTACACTGGATATGAATAAGATAGCACAAATGTCTTGTAATCCGGCCATGGGTGGTATTGCTAAAGGTCAGATTGTTAGGGAGATAGATGCTTTAGGCGGTGGTTCTGGCATCGTGACGGATAAAAGTACAATCCAATTCCGTATGCTGAACCTATCTAAAGGGCCTGCTATGTGGAGTCCAAGGGCTCAATGTGATCGAATGATTTTTTCGGCCGAATGGAGGGATAGGGTAGAGCATACTGATAATCTGGATTTGTGGCAGGATGATGTGATTGAACTTCTTTTGGATAAGGGACAGGTTACCGGGGTTAGAACCAGATTGGGGATTTCTTTTAGTGGTCATCGGGTGATTTTGACGAATGGTACTTTTTTAAACGGTCTGATGCATATCGGACGGGTTAGTTTTCCCGGTGGTCGTATTTCAGAACCGGCCACGTATGGTTTGTCTGAGCAACTGAGAGCGTATGGTTTCACAGTAGGGCGAATGAAAACGGGTACTCCGGTTCGTATAGATGGCCGAAGTATTGATTTTTCCAAATTGACTCGTCAGGATGGGGATAATGATTTCCATAAGTTCTCTTTTCTGAGCTTCGCGTATACGAATTCACTTGAGAAAATGCCTTGCTATATCGCCTACACGAATAAAGTCGTACATGACATTTTGCGGGAAGGATTTGATGATAGTCCTTTGTTCAACGGTACTATAAAAAGTATAGGTCCTCGTTATTGTCCGAGTATTGAAACTAAATTGGATACTTTTTCAGATAGGGATAGTCACCATCTGTTTTTGGAACCGGAGGGGGAGAGGACAACCGAATATTATCTGAATGGTTTTTCTTCTTCTTTGCCTTGGGATATTCAATTGCGGGCATTGAGAAACGTGGAAGGTTTTGAGCATGTAAAAATTTTCAGACCGGGTTATGCTATCGAATATGATTTTTTTCAGCCTACTCAATTGTATCCTACTTTAGAAACAAAATTAGTCAAGGGACTTTATTTTGCCGGACAAATAAACGGGACTACCGGATACGAGGAGGCAGCGGCTCAAGGATTGATGGCTGGAATTAATGCCCATCTTTCACTTCATGAAAATAGAGATTTTGTACTGAATAGGGATCAGGCTTATATTGGTGTATTGATAGATGATTTAGTTACGAAGGGAGTGGATGAACCTTATCGGATGTTTACTTCACGCGCCGAGTATAGAATTTTATTGAGACAGGATGATGCTGATGCCAGATTGACGCCTTTAGGGTATTCTCTAGGTTTGGTGAAAGAAGATCGCTTTGCCGTGTTTGAAGATAAAATTTTGAAACGTGACCGGTTGATAGACTTTGTTACTAATTTTAGTATTTCACCTGAAGAGATTAACCCGACCTTAGAAAATTTGAAATCTTCGCCTATCCGTCAAAAAATTAAATTGATTGATATTATTTCGAGACCGCAGGTAACTATTCCTAAAATTATAGATGCAATTCCTTCTTTAAAGGAATTTGTTTTTGATCATAATTTGCGGGAAGAAATCATAGAAGCTGCTGAAGTTTTAATTAAATATTCTGGATATATAGAGAGAGAAAAATTGATTGCT
- a CDS encoding class IIb bacteriocin, lactobin A/cerein 7B family, which produces MKKFDLAIYEVEEMNQKELTEVNGGVAFWTIAGVIIAFVALVYTIYRDSRPPQTIHTTDPTPPPYEINAHITIDSITVAPGYGYTITGNGIDITITIRQISD; this is translated from the coding sequence ATGAAAAAATTTGACTTGGCAATTTACGAGGTTGAAGAAATGAACCAAAAAGAACTGACAGAAGTTAATGGAGGAGTAGCATTCTGGACGATAGCAGGTGTTATTATTGCATTTGTTGCATTAGTGTATACCATATATAGAGATAGTAGACCACCGCAAACAATTCATACAACTGATCCTACACCTCCTCCTTATGAAATAAATGCACATATAACTATTGATTCTATTACAGTTGCACCTGGTTATGGATATACTATTACTGGTAATGGAATTGATATAACCATTACAATACGGCAAATATCAGATTAA
- a CDS encoding HlyD family efflux transporter periplasmic adaptor subunit — MKIFPDSVIDQSYEQIIFEHNKRSSLLYSIIIFALVGIFISFFFIRIDVGTSVVGTVQSRGNIMALISPADGILHIFNISENIEVKQGDTIFIVSDLKTNHKYTVCSPIDGICTNTSKLVEGLKVSLGQQLIDLIPNSELCVECNVFSKDLGLLRVGLPCNIQVDAYNYNQWGMLKGMLVEIADNPTVTYQGVFYKVYSSLDKDYLELKNGHRGYLKRGMNVNCRFIVNNRRIIDLLYDNVENWINPLK; from the coding sequence ATGAAGATATTCCCAGATTCAGTCATAGATCAATCTTATGAACAGATAATATTTGAACACAATAAACGTTCAAGTTTATTATATTCTATTATCATTTTTGCATTGGTTGGAATATTTATTTCGTTCTTTTTTATTCGTATAGATGTTGGTACATCCGTTGTAGGGACAGTGCAGTCTCGAGGAAACATAATGGCGCTAATATCTCCTGCTGATGGTATTTTACATATTTTTAACATATCTGAAAATATAGAAGTGAAACAAGGAGATACAATTTTTATAGTTAGTGATTTAAAGACCAATCATAAATATACTGTTTGTTCTCCTATTGATGGTATCTGTACTAATACAAGCAAACTAGTTGAAGGTTTGAAAGTTTCATTGGGACAGCAACTAATTGATCTGATTCCTAACAGTGAATTATGTGTAGAGTGTAATGTATTCTCTAAAGATTTAGGTTTGTTAAGAGTAGGATTACCTTGTAATATTCAGGTAGATGCTTACAATTATAATCAATGGGGTATGTTGAAAGGAATGTTAGTAGAAATAGCAGATAATCCTACAGTAACTTATCAGGGCGTATTTTATAAAGTGTATAGCAGCTTGGATAAAGATTACTTGGAACTTAAAAATGGTCATAGAGGATATTTGAAACGAGGGATGAATGTTAATTGTAGATTCATAGTAAATAATCGAAGGATTATTGATCTATTATACGATAACGTTGAAAATTGGATTAATCCTTTAAAATAG
- a CDS encoding lipopolysaccharide biosynthesis protein, which yields MGETVIYGFSTILGRFINWLLVPLYTRVLSPVDNGIFTNLMGYVALLVVLLTYGTETGFFRFATKDNKDRVFSTLLTSLLFTSTLFLLLCFLFLPRIVSFLEVGNHPIYFVLLIVTIAIDVVSTLPFALLRMEGKALRFGVIKLVNIMINVGLNLFFYLLCPFLEKKGIHVPFYQADGGVVYIFISYLVASVCTLVMLFPYIFRFKFVFSFSLLKDILKYSYPILIVSVAGMINLQGDKILMPKILGDGEESLAITGIYGASYKLALVMYIFTQGFRFAFEPFFFNYAKHNDSKKIYQDVLLYFTGFGLMIFLGVMYFLDVLKYFLGSEYFSGLTILPWVLMANLFQGIYYSLSLWYKLTDRTIYGAYMAVIGCVITIGGNVIFLPKVGFMASAYSVFTCFLVMTILSFVLGRHFYKINYDVPKIIFYFVICLLFYFVGGYIKFDSSLVTCLARLPLFVLFVYIFIRREMSFLLTKDFMYKLIHKK from the coding sequence ATGGGTGAAACCGTAATTTATGGTTTCTCGACAATACTCGGACGATTTATAAATTGGTTGCTGGTACCACTGTATACCAGGGTACTTTCTCCCGTCGATAATGGTATATTTACAAATTTGATGGGGTATGTTGCTTTGTTGGTCGTATTATTGACTTATGGTACTGAAACGGGATTTTTCCGTTTCGCAACGAAAGATAATAAGGATCGGGTGTTTTCAACTTTATTGACTTCTTTGCTTTTTACTTCAACTTTGTTTTTATTACTCTGTTTTTTGTTTCTCCCGCGAATTGTCAGTTTTCTTGAGGTGGGGAACCACCCGATTTACTTCGTTTTATTGATTGTAACGATCGCGATTGATGTGGTGAGTACTTTGCCCTTCGCCCTATTGAGAATGGAGGGGAAAGCCCTTCGTTTCGGCGTTATCAAGTTAGTGAATATAATGATTAACGTGGGATTGAATTTATTTTTCTATTTGCTTTGTCCGTTTTTGGAAAAGAAAGGGATTCACGTTCCTTTTTATCAAGCTGACGGTGGGGTGGTTTATATTTTCATTTCCTATTTGGTTGCTTCTGTTTGTACGCTGGTGATGTTGTTTCCTTATATTTTCCGGTTTAAGTTTGTTTTCTCGTTCTCTTTGTTGAAAGATATTTTGAAATATTCATACCCGATTTTGATCGTGAGTGTTGCCGGGATGATTAATTTGCAGGGAGATAAGATTTTGATGCCTAAAATATTGGGAGATGGAGAGGAGTCTTTGGCTATTACCGGGATATACGGGGCAAGTTATAAATTGGCTTTGGTGATGTATATTTTCACGCAAGGTTTTCGTTTTGCTTTTGAACCTTTCTTTTTCAATTACGCGAAACATAATGATTCAAAGAAAATATATCAGGATGTTCTGCTTTATTTTACCGGATTCGGTTTAATGATCTTTTTGGGTGTCATGTATTTTCTCGATGTATTGAAATATTTCTTGGGGTCGGAGTATTTTAGCGGGTTGACGATATTGCCTTGGGTGTTGATGGCTAATTTGTTTCAGGGTATTTATTATTCGTTGTCTTTGTGGTATAAATTGACGGATAGAACAATATACGGGGCTTATATGGCGGTTATCGGCTGCGTGATCACGATAGGTGGAAACGTGATTTTTTTGCCGAAGGTAGGTTTTATGGCATCTGCTTATTCTGTTTTCACTTGTTTTTTGGTTATGACTATTTTGTCTTTTGTACTGGGAAGGCATTTTTACAAGATCAATTATGATGTACCTAAGATTATTTTTTATTTCGTGATTTGTTTATTGTTTTATTTTGTCGGTGGTTATATAAAATTTGATAGTAGTTTGGTAACCTGTTTGGCTCGTTTACCGTTATTTGTACTCTTCGTGTATATTTTTATAAGGAGAGAGATGAGTTTTTTGCTGACAAAAGATTTTATGTATAAATTAATTCATAAAAAATAG
- the dut gene encoding dUTP diphosphatase, producing MKVRIVNKSKHPLPEYKTKSSAGLDIRANIDEPIMLKSLERKLVPTGLFIELPDGYEAQMRPRSGLALNEGITLLNTPGTIDADYRGEIGVILVNLSHEVVQINDGDRICQMVINKVEQAELIEVETLSETERGKGGFGHTGKQ from the coding sequence ATGAAAGTTAGAATAGTGAATAAATCGAAGCACCCGCTTCCGGAATATAAGACGAAGTCATCTGCCGGTTTGGATATACGGGCTAATATTGATGAACCTATCATGTTGAAATCCTTGGAAAGGAAGCTTGTTCCCACGGGTTTGTTTATCGAATTACCCGATGGCTACGAGGCTCAGATGCGTCCGCGAAGTGGATTGGCTTTAAATGAGGGGATTACTTTGCTAAATACTCCGGGGACGATTGATGCTGATTATAGAGGGGAAATCGGGGTGATTCTAGTGAATTTGTCTCATGAGGTAGTGCAGATTAATGATGGGGACAGAATTTGCCAGATGGTGATTAATAAAGTTGAACAAGCTGAATTAATTGAAGTGGAAACGTTGAGCGAGACGGAGAGGGGAAAGGGTGGTTTTGGTCACACGGGTAAACAATAA
- the ybeY gene encoding rRNA maturation RNase YbeY: protein MSELLFFCEECDTPPFFNEERVKQWLQAVADDYSFQLGAISFIFCNDDYILDVNRKYLNHDYYTDVITFDYSERKILSGDVFISLDTVQSNALEFHTTYEDELHRVVVHSVLHLMGFKDKSDVDAREMRQNENHCLELLKTI, encoded by the coding sequence ATGAGCGAACTTCTTTTTTTTTGCGAGGAGTGTGATACGCCTCCTTTTTTTAATGAAGAGAGAGTGAAACAATGGCTACAGGCCGTTGCTGATGATTATTCGTTTCAGTTAGGAGCGATCTCTTTTATTTTTTGTAATGATGATTATATCCTGGATGTGAACAGGAAATATTTGAATCATGATTATTATACTGACGTTATTACTTTTGATTATTCCGAGAGAAAAATATTGTCAGGTGATGTTTTTATCAGCCTTGATACAGTTCAATCCAATGCTTTAGAATTTCATACGACTTATGAAGATGAATTGCATAGGGTGGTTGTACACTCTGTGCTTCATTTAATGGGTTTTAAGGATAAATCAGATGTTGACGCTAGAGAGATGCGTCAAAACGAAAATCATTGCTTAGAATTGCTTAAAACGATATAA
- a CDS encoding DUF4292 domain-containing protein yields MRSSCVLLLVLLCLVSCRSVKEVTESRRDLPNITEGKLFKNIISNELDYNTIYAKKVDLFLKDSKSSHSLKAILRIQRDSFIWISVSASLGVDVARLLLTPDSVKFVSPREKKYFVSDYSYFAERFDVGLTFDCFQRILTNQFFDFESCTTETARGKRYKFDRSGNDYVLYSLEEKALGRKLKKLYKKRRKNKEFSLVLQKIHIDPDCFRPNAVSIEDLEEGVGMMVKYNNIKDFSGKLFPEKITFNVFSDNDNWEVILNFDRLEFDVEVSPNFRIPSKYKRMN; encoded by the coding sequence ATGAGAAGTAGTTGTGTTTTATTATTGGTTTTATTGTGTTTAGTGTCATGTAGATCCGTGAAGGAGGTTACGGAAAGTCGTAGAGATTTGCCGAATATTACCGAAGGAAAATTGTTTAAGAATATTATTTCTAACGAGTTAGATTATAACACGATATATGCGAAGAAAGTTGATTTATTTTTGAAAGATAGCAAGAGTTCTCATAGTCTTAAAGCTATTTTGAGAATACAGAGAGATAGTTTTATATGGATTTCGGTTAGTGCTTCTTTGGGTGTTGATGTGGCTCGATTGTTATTAACCCCGGATAGCGTTAAATTTGTGAGTCCCAGAGAGAAAAAATATTTTGTTTCGGATTATAGCTATTTTGCTGAACGTTTTGACGTGGGGTTGACGTTTGATTGTTTTCAACGGATACTGACAAATCAATTCTTTGATTTTGAATCTTGTACTACAGAGACCGCACGGGGAAAACGTTATAAGTTTGATAGGTCGGGTAACGATTATGTTTTGTATAGTTTGGAGGAGAAGGCTTTAGGTAGGAAATTGAAAAAGCTATACAAGAAAAGGAGAAAGAATAAAGAATTTTCTTTGGTGTTACAGAAGATACACATTGATCCGGATTGTTTCCGGCCTAATGCTGTTTCTATCGAAGATTTGGAAGAAGGTGTGGGAATGATGGTGAAATACAATAATATAAAGGATTTTAGTGGAAAATTGTTTCCTGAAAAAATAACTTTTAATGTATTTTCGGATAATGATAATTGGGAGGTTATATTGAATTTTGATCGGTTGGAATTTGACGTGGAAGTTTCACCTAATTTTAGAATACCTAGTAAGTATAAAAGGATGAATTAG